The following proteins are encoded in a genomic region of Hymenobacter siberiensis:
- a CDS encoding ABC transporter substrate-binding protein, translating into MASTNSQPQNPMNPTNPINPRFRHLPLNVTDQMHRRVAVPFPPQRIVSLVPSQTELLFDLGLGAKVMGVTKFCIHPAEARMNASVIGGTKNFDFEKIAALKPDLIIGNKEENYQEGIEQLAASYPVWLSDISNLAEALEMIRRVGLIVGAKEKAATLAETIAASFAALATPDASAAAPVSVAYFIWRKPYMVAATGTFIDDMLHRAGFANAFAGLGRYPEVSAEQLAQVAPQRIFLSSEPYPFAAKHVAEFQQLCPAAKIEIVDGELFSWYGSRLLKSAAYFNQLP; encoded by the coding sequence ATGGCATCCACTAACAGTCAGCCACAAAATCCGATGAATCCGACCAATCCGATAAATCCGCGGTTCAGACACCTTCCCCTCAACGTGACCGACCAGATGCACCGGCGCGTGGCGGTGCCGTTTCCGCCGCAGCGCATTGTGTCGCTGGTGCCTTCGCAAACGGAACTGCTCTTTGATTTGGGGCTGGGCGCGAAGGTGATGGGCGTAACTAAGTTCTGCATTCATCCGGCCGAGGCACGCATGAACGCCAGCGTTATTGGCGGCACCAAGAATTTTGATTTCGAGAAAATAGCCGCGCTGAAACCCGATTTAATTATCGGAAACAAAGAAGAGAACTACCAGGAGGGGATTGAGCAATTGGCTGCCAGTTACCCGGTCTGGCTGAGCGATATCAGCAATCTGGCCGAGGCGCTGGAGATGATTCGGCGCGTCGGGCTTATTGTCGGCGCGAAGGAAAAGGCCGCAACGCTGGCCGAAACCATTGCAGCATCTTTTGCTGCTTTGGCTACTCCCGACGCTTCCGCGGCGGCGCCTGTTTCCGTTGCCTATTTCATTTGGCGCAAACCCTACATGGTGGCCGCCACGGGCACTTTTATCGACGACATGCTGCACCGGGCGGGCTTTGCCAATGCCTTCGCCGGGCTAGGGCGCTACCCCGAAGTCAGCGCGGAGCAGCTGGCGCAAGTAGCGCCGCAGCGTATTTTCCTCTCGTCGGAACCCTATCCGTTCGCGGCGAAGCATGTGGCTGAATTTCAGCAGCTATGCCCCGCCGCGAAAATTGAAATTGTCGACGGCGAATTGTTCAGCTGGTACGGCAGCCGCTTGCTGAAATCGGCCGCCTATTTCAATCAGCTTCCGTAA
- a CDS encoding M42 family metallopeptidase: MRPESFEFLQSYLNNPSPTGFEKEGQKLWLEYIKPYIDEYFVDTYGTVVGVINPDAKYKVVIEAHADEISYFVNYITKEGYLYLRRNGGSDPLVAPSKRVNIFGEKGIVKGIFGWPAIHVRKVEQDKAPTIETVFLDCGASSADEVAEMGIHVGCVVTFEDEFTVLNDKFYVGRALDNRVGGFMIAEVARMLKENNKTLPFGLYIVNAVQEEIGLRGAEMVAHRIQPDVAIITDVTHDSQSPMYEKKTAGDISCGKGPVITYGPAVQNNLRDLIIDTAKASDIPFQRAAATRATGTDTDAFAYSGSGVASALISLPLKYMHTTVETVHKDDVNSVTRLIYETLLRIEDGQDFRYFV, translated from the coding sequence ATGCGTCCCGAGTCGTTCGAATTCCTCCAAAGCTACCTCAACAACCCCTCCCCCACCGGCTTCGAAAAAGAAGGCCAGAAACTGTGGCTGGAGTACATCAAGCCGTATATCGACGAGTATTTCGTGGATACGTACGGCACGGTGGTGGGCGTGATTAACCCCGATGCGAAGTATAAAGTCGTTATCGAAGCGCACGCCGATGAGATTTCCTACTTCGTGAATTACATCACCAAGGAAGGCTACCTCTACCTGCGCCGTAACGGCGGCTCGGACCCGTTGGTGGCCCCGAGCAAGCGCGTCAATATCTTCGGCGAAAAGGGCATCGTGAAGGGCATTTTCGGCTGGCCCGCCATCCACGTGCGCAAGGTGGAGCAGGACAAGGCCCCAACCATCGAAACGGTGTTTCTGGACTGCGGCGCGAGCAGTGCCGACGAGGTAGCCGAAATGGGCATCCACGTGGGTTGCGTGGTGACGTTTGAGGACGAATTCACGGTGCTGAACGACAAGTTTTACGTGGGCCGCGCCCTCGACAACCGCGTGGGCGGCTTCATGATTGCCGAGGTGGCCCGCATGCTGAAGGAAAACAACAAAACGCTGCCCTTCGGCCTCTACATCGTGAATGCAGTGCAGGAAGAAATCGGATTGCGCGGGGCCGAAATGGTAGCCCACCGCATCCAGCCCGACGTGGCCATCATCACCGACGTGACGCACGACAGCCAGTCGCCGATGTATGAGAAAAAGACGGCCGGCGACATTAGCTGCGGCAAGGGCCCGGTGATTACCTACGGCCCGGCCGTGCAAAATAACCTGCGCGACCTCATCATCGACACCGCCAAGGCCTCGGATATTCCCTTCCAGCGCGCCGCCGCCACCCGCGCCACCGGCACCGATACGGATGCCTTCGCCTACTCCGGCTCGGGCGTGGCTTCGGCCCTGATTTCGCTGCCCCTCAAGTATATGCACACCACCGTCGAAACCGTGCACAAGGACGACGTGAACAGCGTGACGCGCCTGATTTACGAAACGCTGCTGCGCATCGAGGACGGGCAGGACTTCCGGTATTTTGTCTGA
- a CDS encoding acyl-CoA carboxylase subunit beta, producing MPDPHAHAHLSKTELLARKNEEALLGGGQARIDAQHKKGKLTARERVDLLMDEGSFEEIGKFVMHRSKDFGLDKEHYLGDGVITGYGTVNGRLVYVFSQDFTVFGGSLSETHAEKIVKIMDLAMKNGAPVIGLNDSGGARIQEGVVSLGGYADIFYKNTLASGVVPQLSAIMGPCAGGAVYSPAITDFILMVEHTSYMFVTGPNVVKTVTHETVTSEELGGASTHSAKSGVTHFSCANEVAAITHIKQLLSYMPQNCEETAPAQPYEANGDESRPVLDKLIPDNANQPYDMREVIEGIIDANSFLEVHQNFAENIVVGFARLAGRSIGIVGNQPAVLAGVLDINASTKAARFVRFCDAFNIPLLVLEDVPGFLPGTDQEWRGIITNGAKLLYAFCEATVPRITVITRKAYGGAYDVMNSKHIGADMNYAWPTAEIAVMGAKGAAEIIFKREIAAAENPEAKLQEKVDEYQEKFATPYRAAHRGFVDEVILPSQTRQKLIRAFKMLENKVDTMPRKKHGNIPL from the coding sequence ATGCCCGACCCGCACGCCCACGCCCACCTCTCCAAAACCGAATTGCTGGCCCGCAAAAACGAAGAAGCCCTCCTCGGCGGCGGCCAGGCCCGCATCGATGCTCAACATAAAAAAGGCAAGCTGACCGCCCGCGAACGGGTTGATTTGCTGATGGACGAGGGCTCCTTCGAGGAAATCGGCAAGTTCGTCATGCACCGCTCCAAGGACTTTGGGCTGGATAAGGAGCACTACCTCGGCGATGGCGTGATAACGGGCTACGGCACCGTGAACGGCCGCCTGGTGTACGTTTTCTCGCAGGATTTCACGGTATTTGGTGGCTCGCTGAGCGAAACGCACGCCGAAAAAATCGTGAAAATCATGGACCTCGCCATGAAGAATGGTGCGCCCGTGATTGGCCTCAACGACTCGGGCGGGGCGCGCATTCAGGAGGGCGTGGTGAGCCTCGGTGGCTACGCCGACATCTTCTACAAGAATACGTTGGCCAGCGGCGTGGTGCCGCAGCTTTCGGCCATTATGGGGCCCTGCGCGGGCGGCGCGGTGTACTCGCCGGCCATTACCGACTTTATTCTGATGGTGGAGCACACGAGCTACATGTTTGTGACCGGCCCCAACGTGGTGAAAACGGTGACCCACGAAACCGTGACCAGCGAGGAGTTGGGCGGCGCCAGTACCCACTCGGCCAAGAGCGGCGTCACGCATTTTTCGTGCGCCAACGAGGTAGCGGCTATCACGCATATCAAGCAGCTGCTGAGCTACATGCCGCAGAACTGCGAGGAAACTGCCCCCGCGCAGCCTTATGAGGCTAACGGCGACGAAAGCCGCCCCGTGCTCGACAAGCTGATTCCCGACAATGCCAACCAGCCCTACGACATGCGCGAGGTGATTGAGGGTATTATCGACGCGAATTCCTTCCTCGAAGTCCATCAGAATTTTGCCGAGAATATTGTGGTGGGCTTTGCGCGGCTGGCGGGCCGCAGCATCGGCATTGTGGGCAACCAGCCGGCCGTGCTGGCCGGCGTGCTCGACATTAATGCCAGCACCAAGGCCGCCCGCTTCGTGCGCTTCTGCGATGCGTTCAACATTCCGCTGCTGGTGCTGGAAGACGTGCCCGGCTTTCTGCCCGGCACCGACCAGGAGTGGCGTGGCATCATCACCAACGGCGCCAAGCTGCTCTACGCCTTCTGCGAGGCCACCGTGCCGCGCATCACCGTGATTACCCGCAAAGCCTACGGCGGCGCCTATGACGTGATGAACAGCAAGCACATTGGGGCCGACATGAACTACGCCTGGCCCACGGCCGAAATCGCCGTAATGGGCGCGAAAGGCGCGGCCGAAATCATCTTCAAGCGCGAAATCGCGGCTGCCGAAAACCCCGAAGCCAAGCTTCAGGAAAAGGTAGACGAGTATCAGGAAAAGTTTGCCACGCCCTACCGCGCCGCCCACCGCGGCTTTGTGGACGAAGTAATTCTGCCCTCGCAGACGCGCCAGAAGCTGATTCGCGCCTTCAAGATGCTGGAAAACAAAGTTGATACCATGCCACGTAAGAAGCATGGCAACATTCCGCTGTAG
- a CDS encoding S9 family peptidase, with translation MNFVQRAALAGAGIALTSGAMAQSAPVAPIKPKVFTDFGINRTDNYYWLNQPTDPAVLKYLGAENSYYDQQMAGTKGNQKKLALEIKNRIKQEDASEPYRDNGYYYYSRYEFASEYPVYCRKKGSVINPEEILLNGDEMGTGQTYFQIGDWAVSDNNQLLAFSVDTVSRRLYTLRFKNLATGKNYPERIANTGGEVVWAADNKTVFYTKKNVTTLLPYQVYRHVLGTDPKADALVYEERDNTFNVHVNRSKSRKYIGIELASSLSSEFRYVDANLPTEQPKVFQRREKDHLYQVEHLGDKFYIRTNWQAPNYRLMTTPVATTGKATWTDALTRHPEIFLDNFELFKEYLVLNERKGGLRQLRVVSLKDKQEHYLPFEEPAYTATIGVNRELDTPVLRYNYTSFTTPPSIFEYDMGTRTSTLLKEQPVLGNYNKFDYVTERIFVKSRDNKFIPMSIVYKKGTKLDGTAPLLQYAYGSYGISQDPTFSAARLSLLNRGFVYALCNIRGGQEMGRQWFEDGRMLHKINSFTDFIDCSLYLTTPQVATTGTAKGKQQFTATDKLFAMGGSAGGLLMGAVLNMRPDLYKGVIAAVPFVDVVTTMSDPSIPLTTGEYDQWGNPAEEDYFKYMLSYSPYDNVKRQAYPNILVTTGLHDSQVQYYEPAKWVAKLRAMKTDKNLLLLHTDMAAGHGGASGRFKSIDDTARQYAFMMMLLGKNL, from the coding sequence ATGAATTTTGTACAACGTGCTGCGCTAGCTGGGGCTGGCATTGCCCTTACCAGCGGCGCAATGGCGCAATCGGCCCCGGTGGCCCCCATTAAGCCCAAGGTATTTACCGATTTCGGTATTAACCGCACCGATAACTACTACTGGCTGAACCAGCCCACCGACCCGGCCGTCCTCAAATACCTGGGCGCGGAGAATAGCTACTACGACCAGCAAATGGCTGGTACCAAGGGAAACCAGAAGAAGCTGGCCCTGGAAATTAAAAACCGCATTAAGCAGGAAGACGCCTCGGAACCGTACCGCGACAACGGCTACTACTATTACTCGCGCTACGAGTTTGCGTCGGAATACCCGGTGTACTGCCGCAAGAAAGGCAGCGTTATCAATCCGGAGGAAATTCTGCTGAATGGGGATGAGATGGGCACTGGCCAGACCTACTTCCAGATTGGCGACTGGGCCGTGAGCGACAACAACCAGTTGCTGGCCTTTTCGGTGGATACCGTGAGCCGCCGCCTCTATACGCTGCGGTTTAAGAACCTCGCCACTGGCAAAAACTACCCCGAGCGCATTGCCAACACCGGCGGCGAGGTAGTGTGGGCGGCCGATAACAAGACGGTTTTTTACACCAAAAAGAACGTGACCACGCTGCTGCCCTATCAGGTGTACCGGCACGTGTTGGGTACCGACCCCAAGGCCGATGCGCTGGTTTATGAGGAGCGCGACAACACGTTTAACGTACACGTAAACCGCTCAAAATCGCGGAAATACATCGGCATTGAGCTGGCCAGCTCGCTGTCGTCGGAATTCCGCTACGTAGACGCCAACTTGCCTACCGAACAGCCCAAGGTATTTCAGCGCCGCGAGAAAGACCACCTCTACCAGGTTGAGCACTTGGGAGATAAGTTCTACATTCGCACCAACTGGCAGGCCCCCAACTACCGCCTGATGACCACGCCCGTGGCCACCACCGGCAAAGCCACCTGGACCGATGCGCTGACCCGGCACCCCGAAATCTTTCTCGATAATTTCGAGCTATTCAAGGAGTATCTGGTGCTCAATGAGCGCAAGGGCGGCCTGCGCCAGCTGCGCGTAGTGAGCCTGAAAGACAAGCAGGAGCATTATCTGCCGTTTGAGGAGCCCGCCTACACCGCCACCATTGGTGTGAACCGGGAGCTGGACACGCCCGTGCTGCGCTACAATTATACCTCGTTCACCACGCCGCCGTCCATTTTTGAGTACGACATGGGCACTCGCACCAGCACACTACTTAAGGAGCAGCCGGTGCTGGGCAACTACAATAAGTTCGACTACGTGACTGAGCGCATATTCGTAAAATCGCGCGATAACAAGTTCATTCCCATGTCTATCGTGTACAAGAAGGGCACGAAGCTGGACGGGACCGCGCCACTACTGCAGTACGCCTACGGCTCCTACGGCATCTCGCAGGACCCCACCTTCAGCGCCGCCCGGCTGAGCTTGCTGAACCGGGGCTTCGTGTACGCGCTGTGCAACATTCGCGGGGGCCAGGAAATGGGCCGGCAGTGGTTTGAGGATGGCCGCATGCTCCACAAAATCAACAGCTTCACCGATTTTATCGACTGCTCGCTCTACCTCACTACGCCGCAGGTTGCTACCACAGGAACGGCCAAAGGCAAGCAGCAATTCACCGCCACCGACAAGCTTTTTGCCATGGGCGGCAGCGCTGGCGGCCTGCTCATGGGCGCAGTGCTGAACATGCGGCCTGACCTCTACAAGGGCGTCATCGCGGCCGTGCCATTCGTGGATGTGGTCACGACGATGTCGGACCCCAGCATCCCGCTCACTACCGGCGAGTACGACCAGTGGGGCAACCCCGCCGAAGAGGATTATTTTAAATACATGCTCTCGTACTCGCCCTACGACAACGTGAAGCGCCAGGCCTATCCCAATATCCTTGTAACCACCGGCTTGCACGATTCGCAGGTGCAGTATTACGAGCCGGCTAAGTGGGTAGCCAAGCTCCGCGCCATGAAAACCGACAAGAACCTGCTGCTGCTGCACACCGACATGGCGGCAGGCCACGGCGGGGCGTCGGGCCGCTTCAAGTCGATTGACGACACGGCGCGGCAATACGCATTTATGATGATGTTGCTGGGGAAGAATTTGTAG
- a CDS encoding Uma2 family endonuclease: MSAARSQPEPPVVPPKTWYSPEEYLAFDNAAEGRFEYADGRITPVGAPEIVNVLDPTFRAGASPAHYELSRVVSGLLFNRLPASCRAYSSDARVYIPITRAYAYPDVVIVCGKPEYHDPDAALPSLLNPRVLIEILSDSTADYDRIDKFMRYRSIESLQEYVLIDPRTVTVELFTRQESGGWNYSPANDLQEKLTLASVGCTLALAELYAGLLPTVAA, from the coding sequence ATGTCTGCTGCCCGTTCGCAACCTGAACCACCCGTTGTTCCTCCCAAAACCTGGTACAGCCCGGAAGAGTACCTCGCCTTCGATAACGCCGCTGAGGGCCGGTTTGAGTACGCCGATGGCCGGATTACGCCCGTCGGCGCGCCGGAGATAGTCAACGTGCTCGACCCGACTTTTCGGGCGGGGGCAAGCCCCGCGCATTATGAATTATCGCGCGTAGTGAGTGGCTTACTATTCAATCGTCTGCCGGCTTCCTGCCGGGCGTATTCCAGCGATGCCCGCGTGTATATTCCCATCACCCGCGCCTACGCATACCCTGATGTCGTTATCGTATGCGGCAAGCCGGAATATCACGACCCGGATGCGGCCCTGCCGTCGCTGCTAAACCCAAGGGTGCTCATTGAAATTCTCTCCGATTCTACTGCCGATTATGACCGGATTGACAAATTTATGCGCTACCGCAGTATTGAGTCGCTGCAGGAATACGTGCTGATTGACCCGCGCACGGTGACCGTGGAGTTGTTTACGCGCCAGGAATCAGGCGGCTGGAACTACTCGCCAGCCAATGATTTACAGGAAAAGCTGACGCTGGCCAGCGTAGGTTGCACCCTGGCTCTGGCCGAACTTTACGCCGGGCTGTTGCCGACAGTTGCAGCGTAG
- a CDS encoding ATP-dependent Clp protease ATP-binding subunit, producing the protein MEAKFSNRVKEVISLSREEAIRLGHDYIGTEHLLLGMIREAEGTALGLLRKLGVSIDELKFSLEQATRNTATQGTSITGSIPLTKQTEKVLKITYLEAKIFKSEIIGTEHLLLSILRDEDNISSQILSKFNVNYETVRDSLDYHGNAGAAPQNRTPDTDDDDNDKLFGSSGPGGRGAGTGAGAGAKKPGEKSRTPVLDNFGRDLTKMAEDDKLDPIVGREKEIERVAQILSRRKKNNPILIGEPGVGKTAIAEGLALRIIQKKVSRVLFNKRVVTLDLASLVAGTKYRGQFEERMKAVMNELEKSPDVILFIDELHTIVGAGGASGSLDASNMFKPALARGEIQCIGATTLDEYRQYIEKDGALARRFQMVMVDPTTPEETIEILHNIKDKYQDHHHVVYTDKAIEQCVLLSDRYMSDRFLPDKAIDILDEAGARVHINNIVVPEDILTLEEQIENIKGEKNRVVKSQKYEEAAKLRDTEKKLLDQLETAKKSWEEETKKTRYTVKEENVAEVIAMMTGIPVSRVAQNESQKLLNMNEELQGKVIGQDKAIKQLVKAIQRTRVGLKDPKKPIGSFVFLGPTGVGKTELAKVLATYLFDKEDALVRVDMSEYMEKFSVSRLVGAPPGYVGYEEGGQLTEKIRRKPYSVILLDEIEKAHPDVYNLLLQVLDDGILTDGLGRKVDFRNTIIIMTSNIGARDLQDFGAGIGFGTKARQDNMDELTKGTITNALKKTFSPEFLNRLDDVIVFNSLDKKDIHKIIDISLAKLLSRVQSLGYRVELTEAAKDFVSDKGYDPKYGARPLNRAIQKYIEDPIAEEILKAQVVHGDVITADYTEGAEELVFSVTKSGEVQNLASDERPADKPETPDADAKK; encoded by the coding sequence ATGGAAGCTAAATTCTCAAACCGCGTCAAGGAGGTGATTTCCCTCAGCCGGGAGGAAGCCATCCGTCTCGGCCACGATTACATCGGCACCGAGCACCTACTGCTCGGCATGATTCGCGAGGCCGAAGGTACCGCCCTCGGCCTGCTGCGCAAGCTGGGCGTAAGCATCGACGAGCTAAAATTCTCGCTCGAACAGGCTACGCGCAACACTGCTACGCAGGGCACCAGCATCACCGGCTCGATTCCGCTCACCAAGCAGACCGAGAAGGTGCTGAAAATCACCTACCTGGAAGCCAAGATTTTCAAGTCGGAAATCATTGGCACTGAACACCTCCTGTTGTCCATCCTACGGGACGAAGACAACATTTCTTCCCAAATTCTCAGCAAATTCAACGTGAACTACGAAACTGTGCGCGACTCGCTGGATTACCATGGTAACGCCGGCGCTGCCCCGCAAAACCGCACGCCCGATACGGACGACGACGATAACGACAAACTCTTTGGCTCGTCGGGTCCCGGCGGACGTGGTGCCGGTACCGGCGCTGGCGCAGGAGCCAAAAAGCCCGGCGAAAAATCGCGCACTCCGGTGCTCGATAACTTCGGCCGCGACCTCACCAAGATGGCCGAGGACGACAAACTCGACCCCATTGTGGGCCGCGAAAAGGAAATTGAGCGCGTAGCCCAAATCCTGAGCCGCCGCAAAAAGAACAACCCCATCCTCATTGGTGAGCCCGGCGTGGGCAAAACGGCCATTGCCGAAGGCCTCGCCCTGCGCATCATCCAGAAAAAGGTAAGCCGTGTGCTTTTCAACAAGCGCGTAGTGACCCTCGATTTGGCTTCGCTGGTGGCCGGCACCAAGTACCGTGGCCAGTTCGAAGAGCGCATGAAGGCCGTGATGAACGAGTTGGAGAAGTCGCCCGACGTGATTCTGTTCATTGACGAGCTCCACACCATCGTGGGGGCCGGCGGTGCTTCGGGCTCGCTCGATGCTTCTAACATGTTCAAGCCAGCCCTGGCTCGGGGCGAGATTCAATGCATTGGCGCTACCACGCTGGACGAGTACCGCCAGTACATCGAGAAGGATGGTGCCCTGGCCCGTCGTTTCCAGATGGTGATGGTGGACCCCACCACGCCCGAGGAAACCATCGAAATCCTGCACAACATCAAGGACAAATATCAGGACCACCACCACGTGGTGTACACCGATAAGGCCATTGAGCAGTGCGTGCTTTTGTCGGACCGCTACATGTCCGACCGTTTCCTGCCGGACAAGGCCATTGACATTCTCGATGAAGCCGGCGCCCGTGTGCACATCAACAACATTGTGGTGCCTGAGGATATTCTCACGCTCGAAGAGCAGATTGAGAACATCAAAGGCGAGAAAAACCGCGTGGTGAAATCGCAGAAATACGAGGAAGCCGCCAAGCTCCGCGACACCGAGAAGAAACTTCTGGACCAACTCGAAACGGCCAAAAAGTCGTGGGAAGAGGAAACCAAGAAGACGCGCTACACGGTGAAAGAGGAGAACGTGGCCGAGGTTATCGCCATGATGACCGGCATCCCCGTTTCGCGCGTGGCCCAGAACGAGAGCCAGAAGCTCCTCAATATGAACGAGGAGCTGCAGGGCAAAGTAATCGGTCAGGACAAAGCCATCAAGCAGTTGGTGAAAGCCATCCAGCGCACCCGCGTTGGCTTGAAGGACCCCAAGAAGCCCATCGGCTCATTCGTGTTCCTCGGCCCGACGGGCGTAGGTAAGACGGAGCTGGCCAAGGTGCTGGCTACTTACCTCTTCGACAAAGAAGATGCGCTGGTGCGCGTGGATATGTCGGAGTACATGGAGAAATTCAGCGTATCGCGCCTGGTGGGCGCGCCTCCCGGCTACGTGGGCTACGAAGAGGGCGGCCAGCTGACGGAAAAAATCCGCCGAAAGCCGTACTCGGTTATCCTGCTCGATGAAATCGAAAAGGCCCACCCGGACGTGTATAACCTACTCCTGCAGGTGCTGGACGACGGTATTCTGACCGACGGCCTCGGCCGCAAGGTGGACTTCCGCAACACCATCATCATCATGACCTCGAACATTGGGGCGCGTGACTTGCAGGACTTCGGTGCCGGCATCGGCTTCGGCACGAAAGCTCGTCAGGACAACATGGACGAGCTGACCAAGGGCACCATCACCAACGCTCTGAAGAAGACGTTCTCGCCCGAATTCCTCAACCGTTTGGATGACGTCATCGTCTTCAATTCACTGGACAAAAAGGATATCCACAAAATCATCGATATCAGCCTGGCCAAGCTCCTCTCGCGGGTGCAGTCCCTGGGCTACCGTGTCGAATTGACCGAAGCGGCCAAGGATTTTGTATCGGATAAAGGCTACGATCCGAAATACGGTGCTCGTCCGCTGAACCGTGCCATCCAGAAGTACATCGAAGACCCGATTGCCGAGGAAATCCTCAAGGCTCAGGTGGTACACGGCGATGTTATCACCGCCGACTACACCGAAGGTGCCGAAGAGCTGGTTTTCTCCGTTACCAAGAGCGGCGAGGTCCAGAACCTCGCCAGCGACGAGCGCCCGGCCGACAAGCCGGAAACGCCCGACGCGGACGCGAAGAAGTAA
- a CDS encoding WbqC family protein translates to MDFSPLRDASATLGMTFFYIIQALLPPPERPMIFLTELHYHPPAALFAALMHADGILIEAHEHYRKQTYRNRCLIRTAQGVKPLTVPVLDGNRAEKVSVSAIEIDYRQNWIHQHWRTLQTAYGNSPYFEYYADYLHDIYVSKPALLFDLNQRFLRLLLKCFRITLPLHLTTEYHAYYPAQLSSENAALATPSLIADRRDWLTPKAAIKTPEPDTPAVSGLVQPYPQVFGPGFEPNLSVLDLLFSQGPAAGSFFNVR, encoded by the coding sequence ATGGATTTCTCCCCCCTGCGAGATGCCTCAGCTACGCTCGGCATGACGTTCTTTTACATTATCCAAGCCCTCCTGCCGCCGCCCGAACGCCCCATGATATTCCTCACCGAGCTCCACTACCACCCGCCCGCCGCCCTTTTCGCGGCCCTCATGCACGCCGATGGCATCCTCATCGAAGCCCACGAGCACTACCGCAAGCAAACCTACCGCAACCGCTGCCTTATTCGCACGGCGCAGGGAGTGAAGCCCCTTACCGTGCCCGTGCTCGACGGCAACCGGGCCGAAAAGGTCAGCGTTTCGGCCATCGAAATCGACTACCGCCAGAACTGGATTCACCAGCACTGGCGCACACTCCAAACCGCTTACGGCAACAGCCCGTATTTTGAATATTACGCCGACTATCTGCACGATATTTACGTAAGCAAACCAGCGTTGCTTTTCGACTTAAACCAGCGGTTTTTGCGTTTATTGCTGAAGTGCTTCCGCATTACCCTACCCCTGCACCTCACCACTGAGTACCACGCCTACTACCCTGCGCAGCTTTCTTCCGAGAATGCTGCGCTTGCTACTCCTTCGCTTATCGCCGACCGGCGCGACTGGCTGACACCCAAAGCCGCCATCAAAACACCCGAACCTGACACTCCGGCAGTCTCCGGGCTGGTGCAGCCCTATCCGCAGGTGTTTGGCCCAGGTTTTGAGCCCAACCTGAGTGTGCTGGACTTGCTGTTTTCGCAGGGCCCGGCCGCCGGCAGTTTTTTTAATGTGCGGTAA
- a CDS encoding efflux RND transporter periplasmic adaptor subunit, producing MKFLPYAALLPFLIACGSKADEAADKPAPPPSRAPNEVFLSKIQMQAAGIELGTFTRRDLGTEVQATGQIDVPPSHRVSVTAIMGGYVQQLPVLPGQFVKRGSVLATLRSPDYLKLQQDYLQSQARIVFLQQETSRQQILNDEDVGARRKLQQAASELRTEQAAAGSLAAQLRLIGLNPGRITPGNIRPSVPLIAPIGGYVKAVLVNPGQFVNPQDVLIELVDRSDLHLELKVFERDIAKVKVNQDILFTVPAQGAGTRPLPATVFLVGKAFDDDGHTVSVHAHLHDTGPDAAAAATLLPGQYVSARIITGRTPQRTLPEDALVPGGEVSYAYYQVKSDTKGSTFRRFSLRPGATDQGQVAVRPLDKLADTTHLVVKGAYFLDAERSKGQSGDE from the coding sequence ATGAAATTCCTCCCCTACGCCGCCCTCCTCCCCTTCCTCATCGCCTGCGGCAGCAAAGCCGACGAAGCCGCCGACAAGCCCGCCCCGCCCCCCTCCCGGGCCCCCAACGAAGTTTTCCTCAGCAAAATCCAGATGCAGGCGGCCGGTATTGAGCTCGGCACCTTCACCCGGCGCGACCTCGGCACCGAGGTGCAGGCCACGGGCCAGATTGACGTGCCGCCCAGCCACCGCGTATCCGTCACGGCCATTATGGGCGGCTACGTGCAGCAGTTGCCCGTGCTGCCCGGCCAGTTTGTGAAGCGCGGCAGCGTGCTCGCCACCCTGCGCAGCCCCGACTACCTCAAGCTACAGCAGGACTACCTCCAGAGCCAGGCCCGCATCGTATTTCTCCAACAGGAAACCAGCCGCCAACAAATCCTCAACGACGAGGATGTGGGCGCGCGGCGCAAGCTGCAGCAGGCTGCTTCCGAGCTGCGCACCGAGCAGGCCGCCGCTGGCAGCCTTGCCGCCCAGCTCCGCCTCATTGGTCTGAACCCGGGGCGCATCACCCCGGGCAACATCCGGCCTAGCGTGCCGCTCATCGCGCCCATTGGCGGCTATGTGAAGGCCGTACTGGTGAACCCCGGCCAGTTCGTCAACCCACAGGATGTGCTGATTGAGTTGGTCGACCGCTCCGATTTGCACCTTGAGCTGAAAGTTTTTGAGCGCGATATCGCCAAAGTGAAAGTGAACCAGGACATTCTCTTCACCGTGCCGGCCCAGGGCGCGGGAACCCGGCCCCTGCCCGCCACCGTCTTCCTCGTGGGCAAAGCCTTCGACGACGATGGCCACACGGTGAGCGTGCACGCCCACCTGCACGACACCGGCCCCGATGCCGCCGCCGCCGCCACCCTGCTGCCCGGCCAATACGTCAGTGCCCGCATCATCACCGGCCGCACGCCCCAGCGCACCCTGCCCGAAGATGCCCTCGTGCCCGGCGGCGAAGTCAGCTACGCTTATTACCAGGTAAAATCCGATACCAAGGGCAGCACGTTCCGCCGCTTCAGCCTCCGGCCCGGCGCCACCGACCAGGGCCAGGTAGCCGTGCGCCCGCTGGATAAGCTGGCCGATACTACGCACCTGGTAGTTAAGGGTGCTTATTTTTTGGATGCTGAACGGAGCAAAGGCCAAAGCGGCGACGAGTAA